One Rhizophagus irregularis chromosome 5, complete sequence DNA window includes the following coding sequences:
- a CDS encoding uncharacterized protein (SECRETED:cutsite_TNS-LT; SECRETED:prob_0.7487); SECRETED:SignalP(1-27), with the protein MMYNYKELKLSLIAFILLFLIIDVTNSLTEVSYHETESNLQVLEGDSFSDNSLILRLVKPSQLDNCYEPKLYLRLVKSDGTVQPLDLGDDIPQNNFCKIDPLTGTSFHKNKHHNHCRKRWDNCDDHNNNNDNNNDNKNNNNGSNGGPNGGNNNGGNGGPNGGNNNGGNGGPNGGNNNGGNGGPNGGNNNGGNGGPNGGNNNGGNGGPNGGNNNGGNGGPNGGNNNGGNGGPNGGNNNGGNGGPNGGNNNGGNGGPNGGNNNGGNGGPNGGNNNGGNGGPNGGNNNGGNGGPNGGNNNGGNGGPNGGNNGGNGGTPGGAPGGAPGTPGGAPGGAPGTPGGAPGGAPGTPGGAPGGAPGTPGGAPGGAPGTPGGAPGGAPGAPGGAPGGAPGTPGGAPGGAPGGAPGTPGGAPGGAPGTPGGAPGGAPGTPGGAPGGAPGTPGGAPGGAPGTPGGAPGGAPGTPGGAPGGAPGTPGAPGGAPGTPGGAPGTPGAPGGTPGAPGGVPGAPGGVPGTTPVPLPAIPPTNSLFDNIHVYAISKEYILLTYYCNIPTSNELCGKLIDFSGATKNMTVFNNFNGLCTNPKIINSNYDDGGFLYTCYKQDTASIVWTSYSAPSIIDGTIKEKYSGEVGNITRYDLTYMFPTEGRGYAIVNGFLSNTQSTLSQWVVLANFITNDGQTKGTFVIFSQSTETSAIKSIPRCNIAYQLYGYSCILYIESTEKTFINIDFTSKGAVLNSQMFNVSQLNNNNQLYDVRNLWKGGECFVITEQLDQNVRGYVYSNDGIYNNTWNLPDTYTYTSKIFGIFPDNTVWAIATGSSIAANQWITVYSTALTTYSTVQGDTGYGSYSILSTVPERNAVIKPGLDQITIAYVMSNIEPSTGYITISQKNPNGIGNDFVRTKIPASSSPSGTTNNANNVTINGSLVTVKLEDYIFDRGNATYVVKIDDDFVEVNGQNLIGGSWQVSTEPGSGKNEPGGTRSSILLTPDGTKNYLEIKKKDDVKTYVNGLSDEISRALAIEKGRIFIPYERYQYNRNTREDQILLRVDVKDTNMPDQPSSNALRNSLDKAVLSKGTSSIPIGPYTESLDSTYGSPESPHLWQRYRYILIGVIIGLFLLILFALIARKKFQGGRNFFTIVVFPLILVDFVLDIIVLAVHGRDLKWFFICGWVFFLVPILFNIIISWFLIDYQLNHSKPTEHWWKENPRTALGFTLLSCIDLEALNVVSSRCAGYNALNARFTEKGRKRVLISILFITFIEDVPQLIIYALYQKYIVITEIIPILVLSSSCIILLFKIISFIYLMFIYKPHRTLTSTVDKIDDTNSDTASVETGGGGAPTSETTARRQAGVTELGNIGRSSETRTDDDNNDNEIKAEKAGLTKGGFLAGDIYGEKSQTSKQTTEEKIVEEDSSEEETFEEKEIKYTEEQQETGEQEETTTTTTTYITEDVSGDTTEINPNTGISSSQSEVTETVTTEDGDTTTTITKTFYE; encoded by the exons atgatgtataattataaagaattaaaattatcattaatagcatttattttattatttcttataatagaTGTAACAAATTCACTTACTGAAGTATCATATCATGAAACAGAATCAAATTTACAAGTACTTGAAGGTGATTCATTTTCGGATAATAGTTTAATACTTCGTCTTGTTAAACCATCTCAATTAGATAATTGTTATGaaccaaaattatatttaagattAGTTAAATCTGATGGTACTGTACAACCATTAGATCTTGGTGATGATATacctcaaaataatttttgtaaaattgatCCATTAACTGGTACCtcatttcataaaaataaacatcatAATCATTGTCGAAAAAGATGGGATAATTGTGATGATCATAAcaacaataatgataataataatgataataaaaataataataatggaagTAATGGAGGTCCTAATGGAGGAAATAACAATGGAGGTAATGGAGGTCCTAATGGAGGGAATAATAATGGTGGTAATGGAGGTCCTAATGGAGGGAATAATAATGGTGGTAATGGAGGTCCTAATGGAGGGAATAATAATGGAGGTAATGGAGGTCCTAATGGAGGGAATAATAATGGAGGTAATGGAGGTCCTAATGGAGGGAATAATAATGGAGGTAATGGAGGTCCTAATGGAGGGAATAATAATGGAGGTAATGGAGGTCCTAATGGAGGGAATAATAATGGAGGTAATGGAGGTCCTAATGGAGGGAATAACAATGGAGGTAATGGAGGTCCTAATGGAGGGAATAATAATGGAGGTAATGGAGGTCCTAATGGAGGGAATAACAATGGAGGTAATGGAGGTCCTAATGGAGGAAATAATAATGGAGGTAATGGAGGTCCTAATGGAGGAAATAATAATGGAGGCAATGGAGGTCCTAATGGAGGGAATAATGGAGGTAATGGCGGAACACCAGGAGGAGCACCGGGAGGAGCACCAGGAACACCAGGTGGAGCGCCAGGTGGTGCACCAGGAACACCAGGTGGAGCGCCAGGTGGTGCACCAGGAACACCAGGTGGAGCACCGGGAGGAGCACCAGGAACACCAGGTGGAGCACCAGGAGGAGCACCAGGAACACCAGGAGGTGCGCCAGGTGGAGCACCAGGAGCACCAGGAGGAGCACCGGGAGGAGCACCAGGAACTCCAGGTGGAGCTCCAGGTGGAGCACCGGGAGGAGCACCAGGAACACCAGGAGGAGCACCGGGAGGAGCACCAGGAACACCAGGAGGTGCGCCAGGTGGAGCACCAGGAACACCAGGTGGAGCACCGGGAGGAGCACCAGGAACACCAGGTGGTGCTCCAGGTGGTGCACCAGGAACACCAGGAGGAGCACCGGGAGGAGCACCAGGAACACCAGGAGGAGCACCGGGAGGAGCACCAGGAACACCAGGAGCGCCAGGTGGAGCACCAGGAACACCAGGAGGAGCGCCAGGAACACCAGGAGCACCAGGCGGAACGCCAGGAGCACCAGGTGGAGTACCAGGAGCACCAGGTGGAGTACCAGGAACGACACCAGTTCCTTTACCAGCAATACCTCCAACAAATAGtctatttgataatatacaCGTATATGCAATATCAAAAGAATATATCCTACTTacatattattgtaatataccTACATCAAATGAATTATGCGGTAAACTTATAGATTTTAGTGGTGCAACAAAAAA tatgacagtatttaataattttaatggcTTATGTACGAATCCTAAAATTATCAATAGTAATTATGATGATGGTGGATTTTTGTATACTTGTTATAAACAAGATACTGCATCGATAGTATGGACATCTTATTCAGCACC GAGTATTATTGATGGTacgataaaagaaaaatatagcGGGGAAGTAGGAAATATTACAAGATATGATTTAACATATATGTTCCCAACAGAAGGTAGAGGATATGCAATAGTAAATGGATTTCTTAGTAATACGCAAAGCACACTATCACAGTGGGTAGTATTGGCAAATTTCATAACAAATGATGGACAAACTAAAGGaacttttgttattttttcacaatctACTGAAACGAGTGCAATCAAAAGTATACCAAGGTGTAATATTGCATATCAATTATATGGATATagttgtatattatatatcgaATCTACtgaaaaaacttttataaatattgatttcaCATCAAAAGGAGCTGTATTGAATTCACAAATGTTTAATGTGagtcaattaaataataataatcaattatatgATGTTAGAAATCTTTGGAAAGGTGGAGAATGTTTTGTTATTACTGAACAACTAGACCAAAATGTACGTGGATATGTGTATAGTAACGACGGAATATACAATAATACTTGGAATTTACCCGATACTTATACTTATActagtaaaatttttggaatatttcCTGATAATACAGTTTGGGCTATTGCTACTGGTAGCTCCATTGCTGCAAATCAATGGATTACTGTTTATTCAACTGCTTTGACAACATATTCAACAGTTCAAGGAGATACAGGATATGGCTcatattcaatattatcaaCAGTACCAGAAAGAAATGCAGTAATAAAACCGGGTCTTGATCAAATTACGATAGCATATGTAATGAGCAACATTGAACCATCAACAGGTTATATAACAATTAGTCAAAAGAATCCAAATGGAATAGGTAACGATTTCGTTAGAACCAAAATACCCGCAAGTTCATCTCCATCCGGAACCACAAATAATGCAAATAACGTTACTATAAATGGATCATTAGTGACTGTTAAGTTAgaagattatatttttgatagagGAAATGCTACATATGTTGttaaaattgatgatgattttgTTGAAGTTAATGGACAGAATTTAATTGGTGGCTCTTGGCAAGTTTCAAcag aaccTGGTAGTGGAAAGAATGAAccag gtgGCACGAGATCATCTATTCTATTAACTCCAGATggaacaaaaaattatttagaaattaagAAGAAAGATGATGTAAAGACATATGTTAATGGATTGTCTGATGAAATTTCAAGGGCACTTGCGATTGAAAAAGGGCGTATTTTTATACCGTATGAGAGATATCAATATAATAGAAACACACGTGAAGATCAAATTTTGTTACGCGTAGACGTTAAAGACACCAACATGCCAGATCAACCAAGTTCGAATGCATTAAGAAATAGTTTAGATAAAGCTGTTTTATCCAAAGGTACTTCATCAATACCAATAGGACCGTATACAGAAAGTTTAGATTCAACTTATGGATCTCCAGAATCTC cTCACTTATGGCAAAGATATAGATACATATTAATTGGAGTAATAattggattatttttattaatattatttgccTTAATTGCGAGAAAGAAGTTCCAAGGGGGaagaaatttctttacaaTTGTTGTGTTTCCGCTTATTTTAGTAGATTTTGTATTAGATATTATAGTATTAGCAGTTCATGGAAGAGATCTAAAATGGTTCTTCATTTGCGG ttgGGTGTTCTTTTTAGTACCAATtcttttcaatataataatatcatggTTCCTTATTgattatcaattaaatcatTCAAAACCTACTGAACATTGGTGGAAGGAAAATCCAAGGACCGCATTAGGATTTACACTCTTATCATGTATAGATTTAGAAGCGTTAAACGTTGTATCATCAAGATGTGCAGGTTATAATGCATTGAATGCAAGATTTACagaaaaaggaagaaaaagagTTTTAatatccattttatttataacatttattgAAGATGTAccacaattaataatttatgcgttatatcaaaaatatatagttaTAACAGAAATTATACCAATATTAGTGTTATCATCATCAtgcataatattattatttaaaataatttcatttatttatttaatgttcaTTTATAAACCTCATAGAACTTTAACAAGTACGGTGGACAAAATTGATGATACAAATAGTGATACAGCTAGTGTAGAAACAGGTGGAGGTGGAGCACCTACATCTGAAACTACAGCAAGACGTCAAGCCGGAGTAACAGAACTTGGTAATATTGGTAGATCAAGTGAAACTCGTactgatgatgataataacgATAACGAAATAAAGGCAGAAAAGGCAGGACTTACTAAAGGAGGATTTTTAGCTGGTGATATTTATGGAGAAAAATCTCAAACTAGTAAACAAACTActgaagaaaaaattgttgaaGAAGATTCTAGTGAAGAAGAAActtttgaagaaaaagaaattaaatatactgaAGAACAACAAGAAACTGGAGAACAAGAAGAAACTACCACAACTACCACCACATATATTACAGAAGATGTAAGTGGTGATACTACAGAAATAAATCCTAATACTGGAATTTCTTCATCACAATCTGAAGTCACGGAAACTGTAACAACCGAAGATGGAGATACCACCACTACTATTACTAAAACTTTTTATGAGTGA